One part of the Candidatus Borreliella tachyglossi genome encodes these proteins:
- the recJ gene encoding single-stranded-DNA-specific exonuclease RecJ produces the protein MKIWKKKELDIKKEDIINIAKKYNISLLESTLLLRRDIKEEDFLFFIESSVNLMHNPFLLKNIDRFIYRINEAIEENENVLIFGDKDADGITATIIMYETLKDFGINVTYKIPSNGEFYGITKELIDKAFEDKISVIITVDCGISNIEEANYARSKNIEVIITDHHLPNKELDTENIIINPHLKNDLSPFKEIAGCYVSFKACLALYLSTTNLYNKQIVFLFLEKISNNIILNAIEINNYILKKHLMLESNKDLQININKLEEFSASKYIVVFNKDEQNQLLNEFFNQSIDIETIDISEDFVKKYPKFARKTLKELMQITKYFKYKETDIKEKLYYVFYNIIFEANKDLLKKCLKRLKFVAIGTISDNMPIINENRIVVKEGLKEIALRERFAINYLLKDANILTKPIISSTDIAFKIAPILNSTGRLEKADITINFLLTEDIGSLENKFKEIKNINILRKRKEDVSWNTHNENTIFKNDKFIVCYDKDTPKGISSRMATRLSSYYQKVAVFLTKQGNIIKGSIRSNDKVNSKELISMIPSYLIINSGGHKAAAGFTLYENVLNEFIKELEQVLEKVEYSDLSEASILIDAIIPKDFEKTELLKIIDLFEPYGHGFREFVLTMEDVYIQDLRTIDKNGASKHISMKIKSNTDYYRAIYFNGTQNIQELGIKDGYNIDIIFTIGEDFYNQNDKILKIIDIKKRAN, from the coding sequence ATGAAAATTTGGAAAAAAAAAGAACTTGATATAAAAAAAGAAGACATAATTAATATTGCAAAGAAATATAATATTAGCCTTCTTGAATCAACATTACTACTGAGACGAGACATTAAAGAAGAAGACTTTCTATTCTTTATTGAAAGTAGTGTAAATTTAATGCACAATCCATTCTTATTAAAGAACATAGACAGATTCATCTACAGAATCAATGAAGCTATTGAAGAGAATGAAAATGTATTAATATTTGGCGACAAAGACGCTGACGGAATCACTGCTACAATCATAATGTATGAAACCCTTAAAGATTTTGGAATTAATGTAACCTATAAGATACCCTCTAATGGAGAATTTTATGGCATTACAAAAGAGTTAATTGACAAAGCATTTGAAGATAAAATATCAGTAATAATTACTGTTGATTGTGGAATTTCTAATATTGAAGAAGCAAATTATGCAAGATCAAAAAACATAGAAGTAATCATTACAGATCACCATCTGCCAAACAAAGAACTTGACACAGAAAATATCATTATCAACCCCCATTTAAAAAATGATCTCTCTCCTTTCAAAGAAATAGCTGGATGCTATGTTAGCTTCAAAGCATGCCTTGCACTATACCTATCCACTACTAACCTTTATAACAAACAAATTGTGTTTTTGTTCTTAGAAAAAATAAGTAATAACATAATCCTTAATGCAATAGAAATAAACAATTATATTCTTAAAAAACATCTCATGCTAGAGAGTAATAAGGATTTACAAATCAATATCAATAAGTTAGAAGAATTTTCAGCCAGTAAATACATCGTTGTTTTTAATAAAGATGAACAAAATCAGCTTCTCAATGAATTCTTTAATCAATCAATAGATATTGAAACAATTGACATTAGCGAAGATTTTGTAAAAAAATATCCAAAATTTGCTAGAAAAACACTAAAAGAACTCATGCAAATTACCAAGTATTTTAAATATAAAGAAACTGACATCAAAGAAAAACTGTATTATGTATTCTATAATATTATATTTGAAGCAAATAAAGATTTATTAAAAAAATGTCTAAAAAGACTTAAATTTGTTGCAATAGGAACCATTTCTGATAATATGCCCATTATTAATGAAAATCGCATAGTTGTAAAAGAAGGGCTTAAAGAAATTGCACTAAGAGAAAGATTCGCCATTAATTACCTATTAAAAGATGCTAACATATTAACAAAGCCAATAATAAGTTCAACAGATATTGCTTTCAAGATTGCTCCAATATTAAATTCAACAGGAAGGCTTGAGAAAGCAGACATTACAATTAACTTTCTATTAACCGAAGATATAGGTAGCCTAGAAAATAAGTTTAAAGAAATTAAAAACATAAATATTTTAAGGAAACGCAAAGAAGATGTATCTTGGAACACACATAACGAGAATACCATTTTCAAAAATGATAAATTCATAGTATGTTACGACAAAGATACTCCAAAAGGTATTAGTTCTCGAATGGCAACAAGACTCTCTTCTTATTATCAGAAAGTTGCTGTTTTCTTAACAAAACAAGGAAATATAATTAAAGGTTCAATAAGATCAAACGATAAGGTAAACTCAAAAGAGTTAATCTCAATGATACCAAGTTATTTAATCATAAATTCTGGAGGACACAAAGCTGCCGCTGGATTTACACTCTATGAGAACGTACTAAATGAATTTATTAAAGAACTTGAGCAGGTTCTTGAAAAAGTAGAATACAGTGATTTGTCTGAGGCATCAATACTCATTGATGCTATTATACCTAAAGACTTTGAGAAGACAGAACTTTTAAAAATAATAGACTTGTTTGAACCCTACGGGCATGGATTTAGAGAATTTGTCCTAACAATGGAAGATGTGTACATTCAAGATCTCAGAACAATTGATAAAAATGGAGCTTCAAAACATATAAGTATGAAAATTAAAAGTAATACGGATTATTACAGAGCTATTTACTTTAACGGAACTCAAAATATTCAAGAACTAGGCATTAAAGATGGCTACAACATAGACATAATATTCACAATTGGGGAAGACTTTTATAATCAAAACGATAAAATTTTAAAGATTATAGATATTAAAAAGAGAGCAAACTAA
- a CDS encoding M23 family metallopeptidase yields MKTFLLISILGLSNINLITAEVAKVSYKKEAFQGDSIYFASNKNFKKLSLLSTTKNPILSSSPFQFKVGNKTYYIALIGITPMIREGKREIEIEFENTKYIKEIEIKKFEFRKTTIKLDKKKATLVTRQKSIRAKEQALILWNIIGNVGDITIYHYDTLVHPIKDQYRITSPYGDQRIYMQGNKKISNYQIHNGKDYAPLKKEKTPIFAAGRGKIVFARDRDITGKTVIIQHLPGVFTIYLHLSKFGVKENKIVNTGEYIGHVGNTGLSTGPHLHFEVRINGVALNPDFFLEQMLIDKNKIINNIKRIE; encoded by the coding sequence ATGAAAACCTTCCTCCTTATAAGCATATTAGGATTATCAAATATAAATTTAATAACTGCTGAGGTCGCGAAAGTTAGTTATAAAAAAGAAGCTTTTCAGGGAGACAGTATCTACTTTGCAAGCAACAAAAATTTCAAAAAACTATCCCTTTTAAGCACAACCAAAAACCCTATCTTAAGTTCTTCCCCTTTTCAATTTAAAGTAGGAAATAAAACATACTATATAGCCCTAATAGGAATTACACCAATGATCAGAGAAGGCAAAAGAGAAATTGAAATAGAATTTGAAAACACAAAATACATTAAAGAAATAGAGATAAAAAAATTTGAATTTAGAAAAACAACTATCAAACTAGATAAAAAAAAAGCTACTCTTGTGACGCGTCAAAAGTCAATTAGAGCAAAAGAACAAGCTCTCATATTGTGGAATATAATTGGAAACGTAGGAGACATAACAATATATCACTATGATACATTAGTTCATCCAATAAAAGATCAATATAGAATAACCAGTCCTTATGGTGACCAAAGAATTTATATGCAAGGCAATAAAAAAATATCAAACTACCAAATACATAATGGCAAAGACTACGCTCCTCTTAAAAAAGAAAAAACACCTATTTTCGCAGCTGGTCGAGGGAAAATAGTATTTGCACGAGATAGAGACATAACTGGAAAAACTGTAATCATTCAACATTTACCGGGAGTATTTACAATTTATTTACATCTCTCAAAATTTGGAGTTAAAGAGAACAAAATAGTCAATACAGGTGAATATATTGGTCATGTTGGGAACACAGGACTCTCAACAGGTCCCCATTTACACTTTGAAGTTAGGATTAATGGTGTTGCGTTAAACCCAGATTTTTTCTTAGAGCAAATGCTTATTGACAAAAATAAAATAATCAATAATATTAAAAGAATAGAGTAA
- the rpsU gene encoding 30S ribosomal protein S21 gives MATVNVDKNEGLEKALKRFKRMIEKEAIIREWKRREYYEKPSTIRVKKEKAFRRKQAKKVRKLKQKIGR, from the coding sequence TTGGCAACTGTCAATGTGGACAAAAATGAGGGTCTGGAAAAAGCATTGAAACGCTTTAAAAGAATGATAGAAAAAGAAGCAATCATTCGAGAATGGAAAAGAAGAGAATATTATGAGAAACCGTCCACCATTCGAGTAAAGAAAGAAAAAGCGTTTAGAAGAAAACAAGCGAAAAAAGTAAGAAAATTAAAACAAAAAATCGGAAGATAA
- a CDS encoding DNA translocase FtsK: MKNFYQYFQFLFFFMLAIISFSIFVALTSIGNIFIFFIFNVIGQMLLNTFSFLSFYLILYPLVNWYVYRNNMLSRRFIFNWNYTVILFFTLTFWLKINSRLEGSNFINWFLSNFGILLGNFFIFLILILEFIIWIYLNYVFFKNTGFILDTLQFLRFKFKTLFESMFAYFPFLSPLKIKKNIKVYKDFDSDMDANKLSDKRENIINGEEYQALWSFNTFLRNSNKPSNIDLDKTVFSQSKKSDEILIREQLLENQSLQDPQFDLKYKPVGFESNRLVASGKIKASDIRHKGIIDSMSKIVDEDILVDKVSSGYYIDISVFDQRKPKSEIEDIEYEKEIQKQSMILQETFREFNINAKLIDVIKGPVVTMYAVRPDKGIKLSRITSISDNIALRLAAVRVRIIAPIPGKEAVGIEIPNRRREFILISEIIDSKEFQGNFTVPFALGKEISGGNIVFDLVTAPHLLIAGATGAGKSVCVNSLITSIIFSKSPDEVKLIMIDPKIVELKLFNDIPHLLTPVITDVSRALEALRWCLDEMERRYVLLDNFLVRDINAYNRKILEDRLSEVALPYLVIIIDEFADLILSARKDLENLISRLAAMARAVGIHLALATQRPSVDVITGVIKANFPSRISFMVASAMDSRIILGVSGAEKLLGKGDMLYVSPTTPFPQRIQGGFLNEKEVYRLVEEVKKFGAPNYIDDEIFIDNVRESEIVVLDPSDEPMFEEALEIVRSTKKASASYLQRRLKIGYNRAARIIELMEELGYVGAINGSKPRDVFI; encoded by the coding sequence ATGAAGAATTTTTATCAGTATTTTCAATTTCTGTTTTTTTTTATGTTAGCTATTATATCATTTTCGATTTTTGTAGCGTTGACTTCTATAGGAAATATATTTATATTTTTTATTTTTAATGTAATAGGTCAAATGTTGCTAAATACTTTTTCATTTTTATCATTTTATTTAATACTTTATCCTCTTGTAAATTGGTATGTTTATCGCAACAATATGCTAAGTAGACGGTTTATATTTAATTGGAATTATACGGTTATTTTGTTTTTTACTCTAACGTTTTGGTTAAAAATCAATTCTAGGCTAGAAGGTTCTAATTTTATTAATTGGTTTTTGAGTAATTTTGGAATATTACTTGGCAATTTTTTTATTTTTCTTATTTTGATTTTGGAATTTATTATTTGGATTTACTTAAATTATGTCTTTTTTAAGAATACTGGCTTTATCCTAGATACTTTACAGTTTTTAAGATTTAAGTTTAAAACCTTATTTGAAAGTATGTTTGCCTATTTTCCATTTTTAAGTCCTTTAAAGATTAAAAAAAACATTAAGGTTTATAAAGACTTTGATAGTGATATGGATGCTAACAAGCTATCTGATAAAAGAGAGAATATTATTAATGGTGAAGAGTATCAGGCTTTATGGTCTTTTAACACGTTTTTAAGAAATTCTAATAAACCTTCTAATATTGATTTAGATAAAACTGTTTTTAGTCAGTCAAAGAAATCAGATGAGATATTGATAAGAGAACAGTTATTGGAAAATCAATCTTTGCAAGATCCTCAGTTCGATTTGAAGTATAAACCAGTGGGATTTGAGAGTAATAGATTGGTAGCTAGCGGTAAAATTAAGGCTAGTGACATAAGGCATAAAGGAATAATAGATAGTATGTCCAAGATTGTGGATGAGGATATATTAGTAGATAAAGTTAGTAGCGGATATTATATAGATATTTCTGTTTTTGATCAACGAAAACCCAAAAGTGAGATTGAAGACATTGAGTATGAAAAAGAGATTCAGAAACAATCAATGATTTTGCAGGAAACTTTTCGAGAGTTTAATATTAATGCTAAGCTTATTGATGTTATCAAAGGTCCTGTTGTTACAATGTATGCTGTTCGTCCTGATAAGGGCATTAAGCTTTCAAGAATAACTTCTATATCTGATAATATTGCGCTAAGGCTTGCAGCAGTTAGGGTTAGAATTATTGCACCAATACCTGGGAAAGAAGCTGTAGGAATTGAGATTCCTAATAGAAGACGAGAATTTATTTTAATTTCAGAGATAATAGATAGTAAGGAATTTCAGGGTAATTTTACGGTACCTTTTGCGCTTGGTAAAGAGATCAGTGGAGGGAATATTGTTTTTGATCTTGTAACTGCTCCTCATCTTTTAATAGCAGGTGCCACTGGAGCTGGTAAGTCGGTTTGTGTTAATTCATTAATTACATCAATTATTTTTTCAAAATCACCAGATGAAGTTAAACTTATAATGATAGATCCTAAAATAGTTGAGCTTAAGCTTTTTAATGATATCCCACATTTATTAACACCGGTTATTACTGATGTCAGTAGAGCTTTGGAAGCTTTACGTTGGTGTTTGGATGAAATGGAGAGAAGATATGTTCTTCTTGATAATTTTCTTGTTAGAGATATTAATGCTTATAATAGGAAAATATTGGAAGATAGATTAAGTGAAGTAGCGTTACCTTATCTTGTAATCATTATTGATGAATTTGCGGATCTTATACTTTCTGCGAGAAAAGATTTAGAAAATTTGATTTCTAGACTTGCAGCTATGGCTAGAGCCGTTGGGATACACTTGGCTTTGGCTACTCAAAGGCCGTCTGTTGATGTTATTACGGGAGTAATAAAGGCTAACTTTCCGTCAAGAATTTCTTTTATGGTTGCTAGTGCTATGGATTCAAGGATAATTCTTGGGGTTTCTGGTGCTGAGAAACTTTTAGGAAAAGGAGATATGCTTTATGTAAGTCCTACTACACCATTTCCTCAAAGGATTCAAGGTGGATTTTTGAATGAGAAGGAAGTTTACAGGTTAGTTGAGGAGGTTAAGAAATTTGGTGCTCCAAATTATATCGATGATGAAATATTTATTGATAATGTTAGAGAGTCAGAGATTGTAGTTTTAGATCCCTCAGATGAGCCCATGTTTGAGGAGGCTCTTGAAATTGTTCGTTCTACTAAAAAAGCTTCTGCATCTTATTTGCAAAGACGCCTCAAGATAGGATATAATAGAGCTGCAAGGATTATCGAGCTTATGGAAGAACTTGGATATGTAGGTGCTATAAATGGCTCAAAACCACGGGATGTCTTTATTTGA
- a CDS encoding undecaprenyl-diphosphate phosphatase: MENILKIVILGFVQGISEFLPVSSSGHLLLLKKVMNLEVPMVFDICLHLATVLVVIIYYRERISELFLVLVKFFLRKTTEMDLRNLKLIFLILIITVITAVIGIFIGSFEGMFTLEFALINFFATGILLLLLESRLLILNFRTNILFSGVFIGIMQGIGAMPGISRSGITIFASVLLGFSRYESLEISFLALIPIVFGSFLLKYKGLFASDMLFNVFEIILGIVIAFIVGLFSINLLVRMLKQARLYYFAAYLFILSSIMCFFFYFSRV, translated from the coding sequence ATGGAAAATATTTTAAAGATTGTGATTTTAGGATTTGTTCAAGGAATTTCTGAGTTTTTGCCTGTATCTAGTTCGGGACATTTATTGCTTTTAAAAAAAGTTATGAATCTTGAAGTTCCAATGGTATTTGATATTTGCTTGCATTTAGCCACTGTTTTAGTTGTAATAATTTATTATAGAGAGCGAATATCAGAGCTTTTTCTAGTTTTAGTGAAATTTTTTTTAAGAAAAACTACGGAGATGGATTTAAGAAATCTAAAATTAATATTTCTTATACTAATAATTACCGTTATCACAGCTGTTATTGGAATTTTTATAGGAAGCTTTGAGGGAATGTTTACTCTTGAGTTTGCTTTAATTAATTTTTTTGCAACAGGTATTTTATTATTGCTGCTTGAATCTAGACTTTTGATTCTTAATTTTAGAACGAATATCTTATTTTCAGGAGTTTTTATTGGAATTATGCAGGGAATTGGTGCAATGCCTGGCATTTCTCGTTCAGGGATTACAATTTTTGCCTCAGTTTTGCTTGGGTTTAGCAGATACGAATCATTAGAGATTTCGTTCTTAGCTTTGATTCCTATTGTTTTTGGAAGTTTCTTGTTAAAATATAAGGGATTATTTGCCTCAGATATGCTTTTTAATGTTTTTGAAATAATTCTGGGAATAGTTATTGCTTTTATTGTGGGATTATTTTCAATAAATTTGCTTGTCAGAATGCTTAAACAAGCTAGGCTTTATTATTTTGCAGCTTATTTATTTATACTTTCAAGTATAATGTGTTTCTTTTTTTATTTTAGTAGAGTATGA
- a CDS encoding flagellar assembly lytic transglycosylase: MFKELPFLFRKFVSGFLCLLSLLSCTLEEESLNGNLIRKNSGDFDLNHLNWLWNFDYLGQNFDEYFGIDSNSYVYIAYLFKKIGHEEKFREYMFKAIESSNDTISQFAGVKLLEYYNLRREYFESELIGRKLYKKYENNKFVVLGYFKSLYWQKKSDEALLILNKLDKLNFLEDQENENLLFKAVLYSNMSNIHESLVYFRKLFEDLPAGSLHIRAHDYFILENRISYLNPNFLNLVKFKVLVANGNLKSAINILDDDFKEYYNNFIFLNDVYRSFLSSGQIGKALSFFSELNSIYKEYYLGIINLRLKKEVGLSIISKYLANTALENETYRLEMLNEIFSNLIFVKSARNYFSQSIARFYTKKDRGNLSFIKMLDKYILEAMQLGDYDNLYKLYCNGNGVIDNTVLSRLAFINSRLISHKFINPKSRDEYGELLRSAIEYNKASYSSFMSKYFLDQSINDVFENDLDINYEKSDYEKFLEGFLKFNLHSYASAFVADDFKNGYRFAPEFYRKLYDELVKHEYYYESTLAINYLVRQDKSALNRDDYRRIYPYLYSSLVKYWAKRRDLEPSLVFSLIKAESSFKRDAVSKPGAIGLMQVMPLTAVDISKEIKYHSYDLRKPKDNVIIGTYYLKKRIGTTGDVYKALASYNGGIGNVRKWEKAYGHLPRELFIEAIPFGQTRNYVKKILVYSVFYDALYEGRGIDSVVEYIMGIFPKGNLGFEN; the protein is encoded by the coding sequence ATGTTTAAGGAGCTTCCTTTTTTATTTAGGAAATTTGTCTCTGGATTTTTATGCTTACTCAGTTTATTATCTTGTACCTTAGAAGAAGAGTCTTTAAATGGAAATTTAATTAGGAAAAATTCAGGTGATTTTGATTTAAATCACCTGAATTGGTTATGGAATTTTGATTATTTGGGACAAAATTTTGATGAATACTTTGGGATAGATTCAAATTCTTATGTGTATATTGCCTATCTTTTTAAAAAAATAGGACATGAAGAAAAATTTAGGGAATATATGTTTAAAGCAATAGAGAGCAGTAATGATACTATATCTCAATTTGCCGGTGTTAAGCTTCTTGAATATTATAATTTAAGAAGAGAATATTTTGAATCTGAACTTATTGGACGGAAACTTTACAAAAAGTATGAGAATAATAAGTTTGTTGTATTGGGGTATTTTAAGAGTCTTTATTGGCAAAAAAAGAGTGATGAGGCACTTTTGATCTTAAATAAACTGGATAAACTGAATTTCTTGGAAGATCAAGAGAATGAAAATTTGTTATTTAAAGCAGTTCTTTATTCTAATATGTCTAATATTCATGAATCTTTGGTTTATTTTAGAAAGCTATTTGAAGATTTGCCAGCAGGATCTCTGCACATAAGAGCCCATGATTATTTTATCTTGGAGAATAGAATTAGTTATTTAAATCCAAACTTTTTAAATCTTGTTAAGTTTAAAGTCTTAGTGGCTAATGGGAATTTAAAGAGTGCAATAAATATATTAGATGATGATTTTAAGGAATATTATAATAATTTTATATTTTTAAATGATGTTTATAGGTCTTTTTTGAGTTCAGGCCAGATTGGTAAAGCGTTATCTTTTTTTAGTGAGTTGAATAGCATTTATAAGGAGTATTATTTAGGGATTATTAACTTGAGATTAAAAAAAGAAGTGGGTCTTTCTATCATATCTAAGTATTTGGCAAATACTGCTCTTGAAAATGAGACTTATAGACTAGAAATGCTTAATGAAATTTTTAGTAACTTGATATTTGTTAAAAGTGCAAGAAATTATTTTTCACAAAGCATAGCTAGATTTTATACTAAGAAGGATAGGGGTAATCTTTCATTTATTAAGATGCTAGATAAATATATTTTAGAAGCTATGCAGCTTGGGGATTATGATAATTTATACAAACTTTATTGTAATGGGAACGGTGTTATTGATAACACCGTTCTATCTAGACTTGCCTTTATTAATTCAAGACTTATATCTCATAAATTTATTAACCCTAAGTCAAGGGATGAGTATGGTGAACTTTTGCGTTCTGCTATTGAGTACAATAAGGCGTCTTATTCTTCGTTTATGAGCAAATATTTTTTGGATCAAAGCATAAACGATGTTTTTGAAAATGATTTAGATATTAATTATGAGAAGTCTGATTATGAGAAGTTTTTAGAGGGATTTTTGAAATTTAATTTACATTCTTATGCTAGTGCGTTTGTTGCTGATGATTTTAAGAACGGCTATAGGTTTGCACCCGAATTTTACCGTAAACTTTATGATGAACTTGTAAAACATGAATATTACTATGAATCTACACTTGCTATTAACTACCTTGTAAGGCAAGATAAATCAGCTTTAAATAGAGATGATTATAGGCGTATTTATCCTTATTTATATAGTTCTTTGGTTAAGTATTGGGCAAAAAGGAGAGACCTTGAGCCTAGCCTTGTATTTTCTTTAATAAAGGCCGAGAGTAGTTTTAAAAGAGATGCTGTATCTAAGCCTGGTGCCATTGGACTTATGCAAGTTATGCCTTTAACAGCAGTTGATATTTCTAAAGAGATTAAATATCATAGCTATGATTTGAGGAAACCTAAAGACAATGTGATCATCGGAACTTACTATTTAAAGAAGAGGATAGGAACAACAGGGGATGTATATAAGGCTCTTGCATCTTATAATGGTGGCATTGGGAATGTTCGCAAATGGGAGAAGGCTTATGGACATTTGCCTAGGGAGCTTTTCATTGAAGCGATTCCTTTTGGGCAAACTAGGAACTATGTTAAAAAAATATTAGTTTATTCTGTTTTTTATGATGCTTTATATGAGGGTAGGGGCATAGATTCTGTAGTAGAGTATATTATGGGTATATTTCCTAAGGGTAATTTGGGATTTGAGAATTAA